Genomic window (Bacteroidota bacterium):
AAAGTTCTCGCGGCATGCCTTCCATCTAAGTCGCGCCTATGCTATTATAGGCACCTATCCTTGTCATGCACCGCGGAACAGAATTACGAACGCCAAATCGGTTCGAACGGACCTCGCTCGAAGCCTTCGAAGATGGCTGGGAAGCACCCGAACTGCGGGAGCTTCCGGTCATTCAAACAGAATTCCTGCCGGACCACACGAAGTCGATTCTTGCTAAGAATGACAGCCCGGATGTGGGCTTTCAGTATTCCATCAATGCCTACCGCGGTTGCGAGCATGGCTGTGCCTATTGCTATGCGCGGCCCACGCATGAATATCTCGGCTTTAATGCTGGCATTGACTTCGAATCGAAGATCATGGTCAAACATGATGCGGCAGAACTGTTGCGTTCAGCATTCGATCGGCCGTCATGGAAGCCGCAGGTCGTACTCATGAGTGGCAACACGGATTGTTATCAGCCGGCCGAGCGAATCTACGGCATCACGCGGCAATTGCTTGAAGTATTTCTCGCATATCGCAATCCGGTCGGGATCATTTCCAAGAACGCATTGGTACTTCGCGATCTCGATTTGCTTTCCGAATTAGCTTGTATGAATCTGGTCTCAGTGCATCATTCGGTCACCACACTCGATCGCGCACTTGCTCGCAAACTCGAGCCACGGACATCGACTCCGGAACGGCGACTCGCTTCGATGCGCGCGCTTACCGATGCCGGCGTGCCGACTGGCGTGATGATCGGTCCCGTCATCCCCGGACTGAACGATGAGGAAATTCCGGCGATCCTGCAGGCCGCTCGCGATGCGGGAGCCAGCAGCGCCGGATACAATATGGTGCGGCTGCCATATTCTGTCAAACCGATATTCGAGGAATGGCTCGATCGCAATGTCCCGATGGAAGCGAAGAAGGTGCGCGCACGGATCGAGATGGTGCGCGATGGGCGAATGAACGACCCAGATTTTGGAAGCCGCATGCGTGGGACCGGTGCGTACGCGGACTATATCAAGGATGTCTTCAAAAAAACATGCACACGTCTCGGCTTAAACCAGGATCATGCCGAACTCACCACGGAGCATTTCCGACGCCCGGGAGAGATGACCCTGTTCGATTGATGGTGCGCCGCTCAATCGGTTTTGTCGCGAGCGGTGTTGTGCGCATGTGACCAAATCGATTGCGATCGTGGGTGGGGGAGCGGGCGGCATCTTTGCAGCACTCGGAGCTGCACGAACTGCTCGTGAGCATGCGCAACATATTGCGGTACATCTGTTCGAACGCAATGCACGTCTCGGAATTAAGATTCTCATCTCGGGTGGGGGCAAGTGCAATATTACCCATGCAGGTCCAACGAATGAGGTACTGCGGGAGGGCTTCCCGCAAAAGAACGAGCAACGATTCCTTAAATTCTCGCTGCACACCTATACCAACAATGA
Coding sequences:
- a CDS encoding PA0069 family radical SAM protein translates to MHRGTELRTPNRFERTSLEAFEDGWEAPELRELPVIQTEFLPDHTKSILAKNDSPDVGFQYSINAYRGCEHGCAYCYARPTHEYLGFNAGIDFESKIMVKHDAAELLRSAFDRPSWKPQVVLMSGNTDCYQPAERIYGITRQLLEVFLAYRNPVGIISKNALVLRDLDLLSELACMNLVSVHHSVTTLDRALARKLEPRTSTPERRLASMRALTDAGVPTGVMIGPVIPGLNDEEIPAILQAARDAGASSAGYNMVRLPYSVKPIFEEWLDRNVPMEAKKVRARIEMVRDGRMNDPDFGSRMRGTGAYADYIKDVFKKTCTRLGLNQDHAELTTEHFRRPGEMTLFD